One segment of Paraburkholderia caribensis DNA contains the following:
- a CDS encoding sarcosine oxidase subunit beta family protein has product MSRYSIFSLFRNGLSYHENWERQWRSPEPKKEYDVVIVGGGGHGLATAYYLAKEHGVKNVAILEKGWIGGGNTARNTTIVRSNYLWDESAALYEKAMKLWEGLSQDLNYNVMFSQRGVLNLAHTLQDVRDTERRVNANRLNGVDAEFLTPEQIKEIEPTINLNSRYPVLGASIQRRAGVARHDAVAWGFARGADQAGVDIIQNCQVTGIRRDGGRVTGVDTVKGFIKAKKVAVVAAGNTTTLADMAGIRLPLESHPLQALVSEPIKPVVNSVIMSNAVHAYISQSDKGDLVIGAGVDQYTGFGQRGSFHIIEGTLQAIVEMFPVFSRVRMNRQWGGIVDVSPDACPIISKTDVKGLYFNCGWGTGGFKATPGSGWVFAHTIANDEPHPLNAAFSLDRFYTGHLIDEHGAAAVAH; this is encoded by the coding sequence ATGAGCCGCTATTCGATATTCAGTCTGTTCCGCAACGGGTTGTCGTATCACGAGAACTGGGAGCGACAGTGGAGAAGCCCGGAACCGAAGAAGGAATACGACGTCGTGATCGTCGGCGGCGGCGGGCATGGTCTTGCGACCGCGTATTACCTCGCGAAGGAACACGGCGTGAAGAACGTCGCGATTCTGGAGAAAGGCTGGATCGGCGGCGGCAACACGGCGCGCAACACGACCATCGTGCGTTCGAACTATCTGTGGGACGAATCGGCGGCGCTGTACGAGAAGGCGATGAAGCTGTGGGAAGGCTTGTCGCAGGACCTCAACTACAACGTGATGTTCTCGCAGCGCGGCGTGCTGAATCTCGCACACACGCTCCAGGACGTGCGCGACACCGAGCGGCGCGTGAATGCTAACCGGCTGAACGGCGTCGATGCCGAGTTCCTCACGCCCGAGCAGATCAAGGAAATCGAGCCGACCATCAACCTGAATAGCCGCTATCCCGTGCTCGGCGCTTCGATTCAACGCCGTGCGGGCGTCGCGCGTCACGATGCCGTGGCGTGGGGCTTCGCACGCGGCGCGGATCAGGCGGGCGTCGACATCATCCAGAACTGCCAGGTGACGGGCATTCGCCGCGACGGCGGCCGCGTGACGGGCGTCGATACGGTCAAGGGCTTCATCAAGGCGAAGAAAGTCGCCGTCGTCGCAGCGGGCAACACGACGACGCTCGCCGACATGGCGGGCATCCGCCTGCCGCTCGAAAGCCATCCGCTGCAGGCGCTGGTGTCCGAGCCGATCAAGCCCGTCGTCAACTCGGTGATCATGTCGAACGCGGTGCACGCTTACATCAGCCAGTCCGACAAGGGCGACCTGGTGATCGGCGCGGGCGTCGACCAGTACACGGGCTTTGGGCAGCGCGGCAGCTTCCACATTATCGAAGGCACGCTGCAGGCCATCGTCGAAATGTTCCCGGTGTTCTCGCGCGTGCGGATGAACCGCCAGTGGGGTGGCATCGTCGACGTGTCGCCGGACGCGTGCCCGATCATCAGCAAGACCGACGTGAAGGGTCTGTACTTCAACTGCGGCTGGGGCACGGGCGGCTTCAAGGCGACGCCGGGCTCGGGCTGGGTGTTCGCGCACACCATCGCCAACGATGAACCGCATCCGCTGAACGCGGCGTTCTCGCTGGACCGCTTCTATACCGGCCATCTGATCGACGAACACGGCGCCGCTGCCGTGGCTCACTAA
- a CDS encoding L-serine ammonia-lyase, which translates to MNVSVFDLFKIGIGPSSSHTVGPMIAACRFASHIEDANLLAFVRRVKVELYGSLGATGKGHGTDKAVLLGLEGHLPDTIDPDLIEPRLADIRKGKRLALLGKHEIAFDEKEHIAFFRRLMSGTGSVVHPNGMRFQAFDENGQLLVEKEYYSVGGGFVVNREGDRVNGVRAGGEVPYPFRTGDDLMRVCRESGLSVAQVTFANECASRAPEDVREGLLTIWRTMAACVERGCKMHGELPGPMRVKRRAADLTVQLRTRSEESLRDPLSMLDWVNLYAMAVNEENAAGGRVVTAPTNGAAGVIPAVLHYYVKFVPGSNENGIVDFLLTAAAIGIIYKETASISGAEVGCQGEVGVACSMAAAALAAVMGGTPTQVENAAEIGMEHNLGMTCDPVGGLVQIPCIERNAMGAIKALNASRMALKGDGQHYVTLDNVIKTMRETGADMKTKYKETSRGGLAVNVIEC; encoded by the coding sequence ATGAACGTCAGCGTTTTCGACCTGTTCAAGATCGGCATCGGCCCATCCAGTTCGCACACGGTCGGCCCGATGATCGCCGCCTGCCGCTTCGCTTCGCATATCGAGGACGCGAACCTGCTCGCGTTCGTGCGCCGCGTGAAAGTCGAGCTGTACGGCTCGCTCGGCGCGACGGGCAAGGGCCACGGCACCGACAAGGCCGTGCTGCTCGGCCTCGAAGGCCATCTTCCCGACACCATCGACCCCGATCTGATCGAGCCGCGCCTCGCCGATATCCGCAAGGGCAAGCGCCTGGCGCTGCTCGGCAAACACGAGATCGCCTTCGACGAAAAAGAGCACATCGCGTTCTTCCGCCGCCTGATGAGCGGCACGGGCAGCGTGGTGCATCCCAACGGCATGCGCTTCCAGGCGTTCGACGAGAACGGCCAGTTGCTGGTCGAAAAAGAGTATTACTCGGTCGGCGGCGGCTTTGTTGTGAATCGCGAAGGCGATCGCGTGAACGGGGTGCGCGCGGGCGGCGAGGTCCCGTATCCGTTCCGCACGGGCGACGATCTGATGCGCGTGTGCCGCGAAAGCGGCCTGTCGGTGGCGCAGGTGACGTTCGCCAACGAATGCGCGTCGCGTGCCCCGGAAGACGTGCGCGAAGGCCTGCTGACCATCTGGCGCACGATGGCCGCATGCGTCGAACGCGGCTGCAAGATGCACGGCGAACTGCCCGGCCCGATGCGCGTGAAGCGCCGCGCCGCCGATCTCACCGTGCAACTGCGCACGCGTTCGGAAGAGTCGCTGCGCGATCCGCTGTCGATGCTCGACTGGGTCAATCTGTACGCGATGGCCGTCAACGAAGAGAACGCCGCCGGCGGCCGCGTGGTCACCGCGCCGACCAACGGCGCGGCGGGCGTGATTCCCGCCGTGCTGCACTACTACGTGAAGTTCGTGCCGGGCTCGAACGAAAACGGCATCGTCGACTTCCTGCTGACGGCGGCGGCGATCGGCATCATCTACAAGGAAACGGCGTCGATCTCGGGCGCGGAAGTGGGCTGCCAGGGCGAAGTGGGCGTCGCGTGCTCGATGGCGGCGGCGGCGCTCGCGGCCGTGATGGGCGGCACGCCGACACAAGTCGAGAACGCCGCCGAAATCGGCATGGAGCACAACCTGGGCATGACGTGCGACCCGGTCGGCGGCCTCGTGCAGATTCCGTGCATCGAGCGCAATGCGATGGGCGCGATCAAGGCGCTGAACGCATCGCGCATGGCGCTCAAGGGCGACGGCCAGCACTACGTGACGCTCGACAACGTCATCAAGACGATGCGCGAAACGGGCGCCGATATGAAAACGAAATACAAGGAGACGTCGCGCGGTGGTCTCGCCGTGAACGTCATCGAATGTTAA
- a CDS encoding sarcosine oxidase subunit delta, with translation MLTIECPWCGPRAESEFSCGGEADIARPLDTDKLTDKEWGDYLFMRKNPRGVHREQWLHTQGCRRWFMATRDTVSYEIQGYDTFKTGNTSADAQGGNKQ, from the coding sequence ATGCTGACAATCGAATGCCCGTGGTGCGGGCCGCGCGCCGAATCCGAATTTAGCTGCGGCGGCGAAGCCGATATTGCACGTCCGCTCGACACCGACAAGCTCACCGACAAGGAATGGGGCGACTACCTGTTCATGCGCAAGAACCCGCGCGGCGTGCATCGCGAGCAATGGCTGCACACGCAGGGTTGCCGGCGCTGGTTCATGGCGACGCGCGACACCGTCTCCTATGAGATTCAAGGTTACGACACGTTCAAGACGGGCAACACGTCCGCCGACGCACAAGGGGGCAACAAGCAATGA
- a CDS encoding GlxA family transcriptional regulator gives MTIVDSLPLTSIDALPKERIRFGIVLLPNFTLTAFSGFVDMLRLSADEGDYSKPVRCSWSVIGDTLAPVRASCGIQITPWETFADAEPFDYVVVVGGLLHSGPQANDETLQFIRAAARGNTTLVGICTGVFALMRAGVLDEHRICVSWFHYWDFVERFPSVNPDALIADRLFVIDRRRITCSGGRASIDVAAAILLRHFETATVQKALRILLVGEMQKGNAPQPHPPGLEPATHPKVKRAILLMEQHVGRTLPLEELACKLDLSPRQLERLFKAETGKSPQAFAKQVRLRTAAWLLTSSDRTVADIASSCGFSDASHLGREFRKEFGMPPVMFREQRGGTPVEGDAAVAYEETFPGRVDVF, from the coding sequence ATGACCATCGTCGATTCGCTACCGTTGACTTCCATCGATGCGCTGCCCAAGGAGCGCATCCGCTTCGGCATCGTCCTGCTGCCGAACTTCACGCTGACGGCGTTCTCCGGCTTCGTCGACATGCTGCGCCTGTCCGCCGACGAAGGCGACTACAGCAAGCCCGTACGCTGCTCGTGGAGCGTGATCGGCGACACGCTCGCACCCGTGCGCGCGAGTTGCGGCATCCAGATCACGCCGTGGGAAACCTTCGCCGATGCGGAGCCGTTCGACTATGTGGTCGTGGTCGGCGGACTGTTGCATTCGGGGCCGCAGGCGAACGACGAGACCTTGCAGTTCATTCGCGCCGCGGCGCGCGGGAACACGACGCTGGTCGGCATTTGCACGGGCGTGTTCGCGTTGATGCGCGCGGGCGTGCTCGACGAGCACCGGATTTGCGTGAGCTGGTTTCACTACTGGGATTTCGTCGAGCGCTTTCCTTCCGTCAATCCGGATGCGCTGATCGCGGACCGGCTGTTCGTGATCGACCGTCGACGGATTACGTGTTCGGGCGGACGGGCTTCGATCGATGTGGCAGCGGCAATTTTGCTGCGTCACTTCGAGACGGCGACCGTGCAGAAGGCGCTGCGGATTCTGCTGGTCGGCGAAATGCAGAAAGGCAATGCGCCGCAGCCGCATCCGCCCGGGCTGGAGCCGGCGACCCATCCGAAGGTCAAGCGCGCGATTCTGCTGATGGAGCAGCATGTCGGGCGCACGCTGCCGCTGGAGGAACTGGCTTGCAAGCTGGATCTGTCGCCGCGTCAGCTGGAGCGGCTGTTCAAGGCGGAGACGGGGAAGAGCCCGCAGGCGTTTGCGAAGCAGGTTCGGTTGAGGACGGCGGCCTGGTTGCTGACGAGTTCGGACAGGACGGTGGCGGATATTGCTTCGAGTTGCGGGTTTTCCGATGCTTCGCACCTGGGGCGCGAGTTCAGGAAGGAGTTTGGGATGCCGCCGGTGATGTTCAGAGAGCAGCGCGGGGGAACGCCCGTTGAGGGGGACGCGGCGGTGGCTTATGAGGAGACGTTTCCGGGGAGAGTGGATGTGTTTTGA